In Micropterus dolomieu isolate WLL.071019.BEF.003 ecotype Adirondacks linkage group LG01, ASM2129224v1, whole genome shotgun sequence, the sequence TGACTCAGGATTCACAGCTCATGTTCTTCGATTTATACTTATTGTTAGTGTGATTTGTGTTCAGACAGTTAGCCATTTCCTCCAAATAATTTAAAACTCAGAGGGTCAACATCTGTGTCTGTGAATGCCGCTAACTGAAACAGTCAGAGTGTCCACACGAAAAGTAGGAAGTCATGACCCGTAGTGTGGTTCTCAAATAGAGTTCCTGTTCATTGTTCACATCTCTGTTGTGATTGTGGGGAGCAAGGCATTTTGATCTATGTTTGATTCGATGTTGATCAACCAGTAGGCCAGAAGTTGAGTCTGCTGACATGATAATATTCATTCTCCCTCTAAACAATGTaggatttaaaatattcaaaggATTCTGCCACTGATGACTACGTTCAGGACTTTGAATTTTGATTTAACATCTTAATCATGACTTTTACATTGAATGTAAAACGCTTcatcaaacacatttttctgaTTTTGTGAAAACAGTCCTCATATTACTAATATCCCAGTTTAGACAAAAAggaggacaaaataacagattctttaataatattaaacaaaacCATCTTCTGAAAGAATTAACAGAAAAAATTTGTCTCAAGCTAAAATCCAATCCCTTCTACACATTTTTGCCCCCTGCAGCAGTGTTACTAATAGACTGTATGCTTTACACGCACAGTTacacagttgtcatgaagggcaaaattagcaatatacactaaaaccatcttctataccaggctgtaaaaatgttttattctgctgtaaagttgggcattttaacatgggggtcactGGGGATTGActcccttttggagccagcctcaagtggccactcgatgaattgcaggtTTTGATGCCTTCTGGTCCTTGAAGCGCTGTTGATTCTGATTGTGCCAGGAATTTTCAGTAGTTGGGTGAGCATCACTGCTACAGGTCAGATTCACTGAACTTCTCTCAAcaagagggactcactgacacagtgGAGGtctttggagcatctggaagAGGTGTGAATATTCATTTAGATTACTATAGGCTGAGTGTATGTTACACTACAGGGGTAACTATTATTTTcaaattgattaataaaaaagagGGCAGAGAATGCAAAATTTATACAAGACAATGTTGAAGTTTCATGAAGGgacacaaaagtaaataaacagGCAGGCATGAAACTTTTCTATGCATAGAAGTCACTGTGGCTTTGACAGGTggttgagattttttttttaaataagctgTGTTTCACACAAATCTCACATTAATAGAGATATTTTGAGATGTCATCCTCCCCAGCTCATTCACCGCTGCACAGTAATAGCCTACTCTCCAGAGCCAGAGGACTGGATGGAGCTGAAGAAGGCATGTTCAAGagaccagtttgagatgatttgagcttcgTGACATGGtacattatcctgctggaagtagccatcaaaAGATGgctacactgtggtcataaagagATGGACACGGTAGGCATACAACACTCAGGTAGTCTGAcgcgtttaaacgatgctcactTGGTACTAAGgtgcccaaagtgtgccaagaaaatatcccccacaccattacaccaccagcagcagcatgaaCCGTTGATATAAGGCAGGATGGAGCcatgcttcatgtttacacaaaATTCTGACCCTatcatctgaatgtcgcagctgaaatggagactcatcagaccaggcaacgtttttccaatcttctattgtctatttttggtgagcctgtgggaattgtagcctcagtttcctgttcttagctgacaggaacGGCatccggtgtggtcttctgctgctgttgcccatctgcttcaaggttcgacatGTTGTGCGTTttgagatggtattctgcacaccttggttgtaacgactGATTACTTGTGGCACTGTAGCCTTGTCTTGACCAattctacatgcctaaatgcattgagttgcttcCATGTGATTGGCCCCCAGTAAGAATGAATCTTTCAAAAAGATtctcaaaagtaaaacaaaatcgTGCAACAAATGTCAAGATAATTTTCTTACAGAGAAATGATTTTTTACATGGACCTGTACTTCCTCAATTGTCAAGAGATTAACTGCTAATAACATGCAAAGTTTTAGTAGTTTAATAATGAAGCTTATGATGATATAAGGACGATAAAAGTATAAATGTCtgcgtgtgagagagacagatatgTAGAGATGGTGTTTAAATTTTTCCACATAATAAACTTAAAATTGTTTAGCAAAAAGGTATATGTGCTACATTTAGTCCTCATTGTTATTCTGTTAAATTTTTTCCCTAGTACTTTGTAATTTTTGGGGGGGTGTTTTATCTCTTTAGAAGAAAATTGAGATGTATGTGATACTGTGCGAAATAAAAATTTAACTGAAATATTGtgataaaatgtgttgttaagTTTTATTTAGCGAGAGTTCTTCAGCTTGATTTTGCATACAGATGTTGTTTTCTTCTCGACACAGCTACTGAATtcaaaccaaccaatcacagtgaGGGACATGCAAATCAGACCCTGCATGTTCCGCCCATATTCGACAACCTACCAATGGTTGACGACGTGGGCGGGGCCTGTAGGATAACAGCGGAGGATTCAAACTGAACATGGCTGCGGGGAAAGATGCCGATGAAAACACGCAAAATAGAAGGTAAGAACGAACGGTGACTGACGTAAAATGAGTTATTAATGGTACTTACATTGACACAGAGTTAACATTACTCTCAAACAATAAGGCTAAAGCTGAAATTGAGAGTTTAAACGGGTGAAAAATAAGTGAGACTGATTGACAAGGACTGTCATTCTCTATCTAGCAGTCAGCCATCATTTAGCGAtcgttagctaacattagctgcttAACGTGACAGTAACGACGTTCAACAAGTGGTGAGTTAGGTAACGTTACAGCTCGGTGGTCAGACATTGGTGCTAGCAATTTAAATGCTTATTTCTAAAATGAATGAAGTGGTGTTAGTGGGAACTTGCATCGGGTAACGTTAGCACTGTTAGCTGAGGGCTCGTCAGTTTGGGTAACGTTAAACTGCACATTAAGTTAGCTAAATTAAATTTAGCTGGGTTAACTTCGCTAACGTCTGGTTATTATGAAGTTAATCGATTGCTCCTAATTGTCTTCACACATATactttttttgtacatgtacGAACACAGTATCAATAGCCCTGCAACAAATCCTGCCTTTGTTTAAGTTATCATATAATGTTCAACTGAAACTGTCAGAGGAAGTGTAACTTAGGTCCAGCTTTGTGGTAGTTTTTGAGGTAGATGGTGTTCTCAGAATTAACAACATAAAATGGGGATGAATATAAGGTTAAAGGGGCACTACAACCATTTCAGACATTAGAAAATAAACCTGACAGTGTTGTTATATCAGCATGGACTATTACACTGCGTGCACGAAAAGGTTCAATTTGACACAGTATGTATATCATATGTACACACTTTTTAATTGTAATGGTGTTGATTTTCAGGAGAAACACATGCAACAAAGATCCCAAAGAGAATTGCTATGGTCcacttgtttttaaagcatACAAGCAGCAACTGTCAGCATAGTTGTGTATCATGACCTCTCCCCTACAATGAGAACCTCAACTGTATTCAGTCTTCCTCTGTCTCCCCCCATCAGCGGTACAGTGTGCAGTATGGTGATCAATCAGCAGGAATCGCTGGGGGGCTCTCGTGCTGGCCAACCGCCAGTCATCTTCAACCCGGACTTTTTTGTGGAGAAACTTCGCCATGAGAACCCTGATATTTTCCTGGAGTTGGTGCTTAGTAACATCACTCGCCTTATTGATCTTCCTGGTACAGAGTTTGCACAGCTCCTTGGTGAGGAGGGCTCTAAAACGCCAACAGGTGGAAATGGAGGCTTCTTTCGCTCTTTTAACTTCCTCAAACGCAAAGGTGAGACGTCAACTTGGTGACATCTAGAAGTAGTAGCAATAGCCACAGCCACAGTAAGTAAATGCCCCTCTCTGTTAGTCACGTCATGGAAAATAGATATTCCCAAAGTTTGTCATTTAGCAGGCGCTGTGGCAAGTAAGTAACAGAATCTTCACTTCTTTACTTGAGCTTtcaaaccattaaaaaaaatatttccgtCACATTCCTACTCCCTTCACTGTCCATGTTCTCTGATGAACAGCGCAgatttcttctgtgttttgaaAGTGATGGTTGTGAAAAGACCGGATGagtgcaaatgaaaacaaatctgttgTTGATGGAGTGTCTCTCCCTTCAGGTCCACTTCACATTTGTAACAGTGGAATTTAACAGCTGGCACTAAATACGCATCGAGAGATGTGGCTACctattcaatatttaattttctttgccTGTTTCTTATCTCATGTACCAATGTGTTCTTTAACCTAGTGGATGAGATGTGAGCAGCCTTGTTCTTTAGTGTTAATGTCCGTTTTTAAACAGTGTTGTCCTGCTTCTTTGTGATGAGAATATGTTGTTGTAAGGCACATGCAGCAGAAATGTTTCTCTGCGGGGTCCTTCAGTATCCTATCACTTATCACTGACTGTCATTTCAGACAAAGGCGTTGTATTTGGAACGTCACTGACAGAGAGCTGCGTTGCCCAGATCTACCAGCTCATCGAGTACCTCAGCAAAAGTGAGTCATCTAAATAAAATCCCCCTATTCCTCCACAGTTGTGTTCACATCCTCACCGCTGTGACTTTCAGATGCCAACAGCAGTaactgcatgctggtgttttgATAAAGAACttttaataaagtatttgattTCAACACATAATACACCCATGAatgattttaaacaaatgaacaaccCTTTTGTCTGCCGTTAATCCATTAACACTGTAGATTGTATTTTATAgtgtagtttttttgtgtgtgtttatgagcttaaatttaaaacaaagacacattCCAAGAACGAGTGAGCACAAATGAATAGACCAAACTCATTTGGAATGATCAGAAGTTTTTACTTGCTGATACCCACCTGCCTTTCCACACTTAGACCTGCACGTGGAGGGTCTGTTTCGGGTGCCAGGGAACAGTGTTCGGCAGCAGTCCCTGAAGGAGCTCCTCAACAGCGATGCTGATGTTGACCTGGAGTCTGGAGACTTTCACCCCAATGATGTGGCCACGTTGCTCAAGACTTTCCTGGGAGAGCTGCCTGAGCCcctgctcacacacagacatttccACGCACACCTTAAGATAGCTggtaatttctttctttctttctgtcttttttttttttttttttagtattctGTCATGTTTTAATCAAACTTTTAGATAAGCAGCACGGTTTGCTACATGTATTAGTATAAAATGTTACATATTTAAATTCATTAGTCAAGAAGAGATTGCATTCTTgaaaacccttttttttttttttttttttttagtactAGCAGAAATGGaagattttaaatgttaaatgtcatgtAGAATTGCTTAAATCGTAATCTATGATTCACATCAGTATAATTATTACTAGTAATATTCTTTTatactttaattaaattattaacatAGTACATATAATAGTtatctgttttttgtattaacaaGCTTACAAGAAAACGTATTGTTCAGGTCCGGTCAGCCCGGTTTGTCTGGTTCTGTCTTGCCAGTCTTGTTTGTCTTTTATATATATGCACATTTCCATATCAAGAATAAAGAATTGTGTATGCGTATCTTCTGTTTTGTgcacaataaacaaacagaagattttcaataaatgcaataataatTTCCAAGGGATTTCAGTAAATCTGTTCATGACTTCACTTCCTCCACCCTTGTCCCTCATCCAGATATGACTTTGTTTGACGAACACGGCAACAAGACAGCAATACCCAACAAGGAGCGTCAAATAGAGGCGCTGCAGCTTCTGTTCCTGCTGTTACCTCAGGCCAACCGCTCACTGCTCAAACTGCTGCTGGACCTGCTCTACCACACCGCCAAGCAGCAAGACAAGAACAAGATGTCCGCCTACAACCTGGCCATCATGTTTGCCCCACACGTCCTCTGGCCCAGACACGTAAGATTTGTAGTTCATAACTGCATAATAAGGGttcaaaaacaaatatgaaataGTATTTTGCTCAATTTGGCAGCACAATTGTTTACCAGAATTATTCATCCCCATTTAAGAAAATTGCCTGAAAACTGCCACATACGTAAACATTATCCTTAAAGCCACTGTGTAGAACTGGAAATATCTTGACTTTGTCACCCCCAGTGGTAGTGTCAGAAAAGTTGCCGGGGCAGACGGCAAGCGTGCTACTTTACTTTTCTAGTGAATAAGACAAATACAAATGCTTTATAAAgcacaggaaagaaaaataaatacagatgcaaCGCAACTATTGCTAGCTGTTAATGAATCTAAATTAAAGGGAgtctgaaaaaataataaacatctgAATGAAGCTTTAATTGACCGAAATGTTTCTTACTTCTGTTCTGCATCAGATGACAGCCGGTGACCTGAAAGACAATCTAAAGAAACTAAACAACAGTATGGCGTTCCTCATCAAGCACTCGCAGAAGCTCTTTAAGGTGATTATTGACCACATACATGACCAAGCAATCAGACACGTAAAACCAAGATTaattattctgtgtgtgtgtgtgtgtgtgtgtgtgtgtgtgcttcaggCTCCAATCTACCTGCGGGATTATGCCCGAGTGCACTTCACTGGGACCAAGGCTCTGCAGACGAAGGTCAGTGGAGGGACTTCACATTACAGACGTTTTTCTAATGGAAACACACCAACAAAATGCTTAGCAGTTTATCTTATATTAATGCctcaaaactgtaaataaacagtTAAACTGCAGTTAAAAATATGCAGTGTTCACAGCATGCAGTACATTTTGGAGCATTGAATGAGAATGAACACTTCAGCAACTTTGTTTAGTTAGACTGCAGACAATGTAATTATCTATGCCAAATACATCTTTAATCGTCATTCTCGCTGTTCACACATGTGAAATTGTGTCCATTTAAAGTGCATATCCAGCCTGACttgccctctcctctctcagGATGATCTGGAGCTGCTAGCGGCAAGTAGCTCTCCTGCTCGGACTGTGTTGCCCCTGAAGAGGACGGCTGTTCTGGGCCCCAGCTCTCAGGAGCAGTGCCAATCACCAGCTCAGCAATACACAGAAGAAGCTCTGAAGGAGCTCTTCAGACACGTCCACCACAACATGCCGGACTCTGCCAAGAAGAAGAAACTTGTCCGACAGGTTCATATCAGggtctttttttcatttcagctgcTGAACTGAAAACATTGCTGTAGAGCCCGAGCTTCTTCTGTTGTAGAGCTATCCAAATCACGGTTTTAGAGTTTGTGTCTTTAAATATAAAGACCGGTGTTGTCATTTTCATGTGTGTAGTTTGTCAAGACCTCAGGGACGCCTGCTCAAGAGCACCATCAGGCCCCCCCTGCCCACAGCAAGAAACATCCCCGTTCACGCTCCTTTGGTGGCCTCATCAAGGTACTTAAACAATCCTGGAAAGTTGCAATGAGGAGTAGAACATGAAATTGAGTAGAAGAACTGCCCTGGATTATTTCCACTTTTCATTTGCTTTAACTAAAGctaaacatgttgttttcttttttgtttgtttgttttttttccccacctgaTGCTCTGGTAACAGCGCAGAGCTCGTGGTGAGCAGCTGACAGCTGAGAGGCGGGTCAGACACACCTCCCCTGACATTGTGAACCGGACAGGAAGAAAACCCGGTAAAGAGAACGTCATCCTGCAACAGTCGGTGagccttttatttgttttttttcccttttcctttttgtgtagATTTAACTTAGGTTGGCAATGTCTAACATCAGTATGAAACAGTCTATATTTTCTCTGAAGTGACTACACACTTTTGTTGGCTTTGTGTTATCTGTGTTTTCTTGGCTCTGACATTGTGTTTGAATAATttactctttcttttctctctcacaaaATTAGCAGATGACCAAAATTTCAATTTTCTCATGCTTTCAAAAACTGTTGTATGTTGGTGTGTGTCACAGGTGAATAGCCCATTAAATGGTCCTGTGTTGGGGAAGGCGGGTCTGGTAGTCAGAAACCCAGACTTTACTTTCAAAAAGGACAATGGTCAAAAGGTTTCCAAGGTATGACAGCTTCccccttttcttcttcctctaaCATCAGAAAATCAGGGATCTGCAGGTCTTGAAAATCCTTGAatgttgaattgaattgaattcccTCACAAAACTGCTTTAGAtggtattaaaaagtcttaagtttaatttaaaaagttcctgaatattttctcttgcaggaactgtggtcattatattttttttagctgGAAATCCATCTATTAATGAGCCCAGGTCacattgattgattaattaattattattatattactaattatttttataaagcgTGCATGATCAAAAGTTCTTGTAATTGTTCCTATTGGGTATCAAGATCATGAAAAAGctattaaaattaaacaaaaggtctcaaaaagtcttaaatttgattTGGTCAGCATTGCAGAAACCCAGATCCAAATACTGtttatacatttagctgcatgcaaactttcagtttattttatcttatgCCAACTAATgtgtaaaaacatgatttttgcCCTGTAGTAGTAATTCACACAACTTGGACATGAAAACAGAATCCACAGTGGCTCCACATAgcctgtatttaaaaaaaacaaaacaaacaagcatcagtCAAGACTTCATTTAGTTTTGCACTGTACATGAATGTTTATCTTATTTATAAGTGCCTCTCCCCATCCATCTATCTCTCacctctctttcctccctcctttcatgtctcagcaggactcgCTCACCATGTGTTTCTCTCCGCCTCAGGATATCTCAATGTAAAACCCAACACCTCCACCTCATCTCGGTCAGGACTTGGGcagtattaatattataatatctCGTGTTTATCTACGTCTTTTCATCGTAGTAAGTCTATTTTAACTGTGACTAATATACAGCAGCTTTAGTCTTGGCCAGAAAAGCCGAACCAAAGCCATGAACTCTTTCTGCTGCACATTCAAGACGTGAGTGAGTCTTACAAACTGGTACAAACAGTTTAATTAAAGCCTCCACGTAGCATTGCTGTTAAATGGATTCAATGTAAAGGTGGATGATGGGGATAAAATTAATCTTTGAATCATTCAGAACAATTATGACCTCAATATGTAATGTTGGATAACTTGCAAAATCACAAGCTAAGTGCTCTTGTActtacagaaatacattttagttCTATTTTAACTTATAGCTTAACTTAAGATATGTagataatatattttttagcaTGATCAAGTTAGGCAACAATATATAAACATTGGATTATTGATCGGCCGCACTTTTAATTGAACAGGCCTCATTTAGTCTGTGGGACCAGAGCTGCTGTGAGGAATCCATTAAAAACATTCTTATATCTTTTAATTTACGAGTTTTATACCACATAATCGTCTGGTTTCAATAGTATTTCGGGTCCGTTTTGGTATCAAAGTTTTGAGATTAAATCTAGTTTCCAGTGAATGGATGTGATAGGGTTGGACTGGATGTAGAGTTGGTTGATATGACTGAAAATCAGAATCCCATCTTTTTATGTAATAACCTTATTATAACAGCACCACGAGGGGAAAACCACAAGTCTGCATTAGATGATCTACTGAAAGTTcgtgttttaaaatgtgctaaacTATTCCCACATTAACACACATCACATTGCACGGCGATCTGTTTTGACACACCCTCTTATGTTGGGCTTTTTGCTTGGCTCTACCTAAATGTGAAGAATTTAAATCAAACCGTGAACGGAGTCTTTGCTTTGGTTTGGCTTCACTGGCTCAGACATGCATGTGCCAGTTATCACTTGAAACTTGTTTTCTTAGCTACTGTATCAGAATCTGACCACTAGTAAGCTCAGCTCACAGTCTGCTGTAGAGTGTAGAAAATGTATACATgttttactctgtgtgtttgtttgtaggCTTATTGGGAACTGtgatgttttggtttttggtaCAGAATGTTGTAAGTTGTTGGTTACTGGATGATAATTTCTCTGTGTTGGGCTGTTGATACAGGATCAGCAAGTGGGTCA encodes:
- the arhgap19 gene encoding rho GTPase-activating protein 19 isoform X1, translating into MAAGKDADENTQNRSGTVCSMVINQQESLGGSRAGQPPVIFNPDFFVEKLRHENPDIFLELVLSNITRLIDLPGTEFAQLLGEEGSKTPTGGNGGFFRSFNFLKRKDKGVVFGTSLTESCVAQIYQLIEYLSKNLHVEGLFRVPGNSVRQQSLKELLNSDADVDLESGDFHPNDVATLLKTFLGELPEPLLTHRHFHAHLKIADMTLFDEHGNKTAIPNKERQIEALQLLFLLLPQANRSLLKLLLDLLYHTAKQQDKNKMSAYNLAIMFAPHVLWPRHMTAGDLKDNLKKLNNSMAFLIKHSQKLFKAPIYLRDYARVHFTGTKALQTKDDLELLAASSSPARTVLPLKRTAVLGPSSQEQCQSPAQQYTEEALKELFRHVHHNMPDSAKKKKLVRQFVKTSGTPAQEHHQAPPAHSKKHPRSRSFGGLIKRRARGEQLTAERRVRHTSPDIVNRTGRKPGKENVILQQSVNSPLNGPVLGKAGLVVRNPDFTFKKDNGQKVSKQDSLTMCFSPPQDISM
- the arhgap19 gene encoding rho GTPase-activating protein 19 isoform X2, with the protein product MAAGKDADENTQNRSGTVCSMVINQQESLGGSRAGQPPVIFNPDFFVEKLRHENPDIFLELVLSNITRLIDLPGTEFAQLLGEEGSKTPTGGNGGFFRSFNFLKRKDKGVVFGTSLTESCVAQIYQLIEYLSKNLHVEGLFRVPGNSVRQQSLKELLNSDADVDLESGDFHPNDVATLLKTFLGELPEPLLTHRHFHAHLKIADMTLFDEHGNKTAIPNKERQIEALQLLFLLLPQANRSLLKLLLDLLYHTAKQQDKNKMSAYNLAIMFAPHVLWPRHMTAGDLKDNLKKLNNSMAFLIKHSQKLFKAPIYLRDYARVHFTGTKALQTKDDLELLAASSSPARTVLPLKRTAVLGPSSQEQCQSPAQQYTEEALKELFRHVHHNMPDSAKKKKLVRQFVKTSGTPAQEHHQAPPAHSKKHPRSRSFGGLIKRRARGEQLTAERRVRHTSPDIVNRTGRKPGKENVILQQSVNSPLNGPVLGKAGLVVRNPDFTFKKDNGQKVSKDSLTMCFSPPQDISM